CTTCGTAACTGTACTTACCATCGGCACCCTTCACAAAACCGTATCCGGTTGATGTTTTAACAAATTCAGCGCCGACTTCTGTACAGATTTCGCAGAGCTTGATTTTGTACGAGTCGTCGGGAAGGTAATCGTTCTCAAAAATGACTTTCAGAATAGCGCCATGTGCCTGACAGGCTTTATGAACAACCCAGATTTCGTCGCTTACATACTGCCAGTCCTTGCCCAGCACTTTACCGATATTGACGACCATGTCGATCTCCACAGCCCCATCCTGGCAGGCCTGTTCGGTTTCGGCTACTTTAATGCTGGTAGCACTATTGCCATGTGGAAAGCCGATGACTGTACCCACCAGCACATCAGAACCAGCGAGTAATTCGGCCGCCATGCGTACGGCATAAGGTTTGATGCAAACTGAAGCAACATCGTAGTTGAGTGCCAGTTCGCAGCCCTCGCGGAGTTCGGCATCGGTCAGGGTAGGGTGGAGGAGCGAGTGGTCAATCATTTTAGCCAGCTCGCGGATTAGGGTAGGGT
This window of the Spirosoma aerolatum genome carries:
- the deoC gene encoding deoxyribose-phosphate aldolase; its protein translation is MNPTLIRELAKMIDHSLLHPTLTDAELREGCELALNYDVASVCIKPYAVRMAAELLAGSDVLVGTVIGFPHGNSATSIKVAETEQACQDGAVEIDMVVNIGKVLGKDWQYVSDEIWVVHKACQAHGAILKVIFENDYLPDDSYKIKLCEICTEVGAEFVKTSTGYGFVKGADGKYSYEGATEHDLQLMLDHVGPDVRVKAAGGVRTLDGLLKVKEMGVSRLGASATAAIMEEAYRRFGAVSADTPVGPISESKGY